In a genomic window of Asticcacaulis sp.:
- the hisA gene encoding 1-(5-phosphoribosyl)-5-[(5-phosphoribosylamino)methylideneamino]imidazole-4-carboxamide isomerase, protein MILYPAIDLINGECVRLAQGRFDAVTKYDSDPFKRLALFNEEFAQWVHIVDLDGAKAGSPQQHELIGQLAKASRAKIQTGGGVRTREHVQTLLDQGVSAVVVGSAAVKNPEDVRGWLRDFGKDRITLALDVFPSINNPDHETFFQVATHGWVEGSGLDLFEVLDYYPFGVAQRILVTDVSRDGMLMGPNMDLMKALRKKRPDLEIQASGGVKSIEDLYDLKALGVHGAIVGKAIYEGIIDLKAALNVG, encoded by the coding sequence ATGATCCTTTACCCCGCCATCGACCTGATTAACGGTGAATGCGTCCGCCTCGCACAGGGCCGCTTTGATGCCGTGACGAAGTACGATTCCGATCCCTTTAAGCGCCTCGCGCTCTTCAATGAGGAGTTTGCACAATGGGTGCATATCGTCGATCTCGACGGCGCCAAGGCTGGTTCGCCGCAACAGCATGAACTGATCGGTCAACTGGCCAAGGCTTCGCGTGCCAAGATCCAGACAGGCGGCGGTGTGCGTACCCGCGAACACGTCCAGACCCTGCTGGATCAGGGCGTTTCGGCGGTCGTAGTCGGTTCGGCCGCGGTGAAAAATCCGGAAGACGTGCGCGGCTGGCTCCGCGATTTCGGCAAGGATCGCATCACCCTGGCGCTTGATGTATTTCCCAGCATCAACAATCCCGACCATGAAACCTTCTTTCAGGTCGCAACACATGGTTGGGTAGAAGGTTCAGGTTTGGACCTGTTTGAAGTGCTCGACTATTATCCGTTCGGCGTAGCACAGCGCATTCTCGTCACTGACGTGTCGCGCGACGGCATGCTGATGGGGCCGAACATGGATTTGATGAAGGCACTGCGAAAAAAACGCCCGGACCTCGAAATCCAGGCATCCGGCGGGGTGAAATCAATCGAAGACCTCTATGATCTCAAGGCTCTCGGCGTACATGGCGCCATCGTCGGCAAGGCAATTTACGAAGGCATTATCGATCTGAAGGCTGCCCTCAATGTTGGATAA
- the hisH gene encoding imidazole glycerol phosphate synthase subunit HisH has product MITVIEIGCANTASVLFALERLGAQARLSSDPAEIAAATKVVLPGVGAAGFAMSRIRELGLFDTIRGLKVPLLGVCLGQQLLFEGSEEGDVECLSLIPGKVTKMTATPDMVVPHMGWNQLEVLKVDPLTEGVKNGDFAYFVHSYVCPVNDYTLATSTYGEPFAAMVRKDNVFGCQFHPERSSTIGAQILKNFVDL; this is encoded by the coding sequence ATGATCACGGTCATTGAAATCGGCTGCGCCAATACGGCTTCCGTCCTCTTCGCGCTGGAACGATTGGGAGCGCAAGCCCGCCTGAGTTCCGATCCGGCGGAAATCGCGGCAGCGACCAAGGTGGTTTTACCCGGTGTCGGCGCGGCGGGATTTGCCATGTCGCGTATTCGTGAACTGGGCCTGTTCGATACCATTCGCGGTCTGAAAGTGCCGCTTCTAGGCGTCTGCCTCGGCCAGCAACTGCTGTTTGAAGGTTCCGAAGAAGGCGATGTCGAATGCCTCAGCCTGATCCCCGGCAAGGTCACGAAAATGACCGCCACGCCGGATATGGTCGTGCCGCATATGGGCTGGAACCAGTTGGAAGTCCTTAAGGTCGATCCACTGACCGAAGGCGTTAAAAATGGCGATTTCGCCTATTTCGTCCATAGCTATGTCTGCCCGGTCAATGACTATACACTGGCCACCAGCACCTATGGCGAACCCTTCGCCGCCATGGTGCGCAAGGACAATGTGTTTGGCTGTCAGTTCCACCCCGAGCGCTCTTCCACCATCGGCGCTCAGATTTTGAAGAATTTTGTAGACCTATGA